ACGCCGCCAGCGCTGGGTGTTGCCCCTCCTGGCCGGGATGATCATGACCGCCTGGGACCTGGTCATGGACCCAATGATGACCGCCTACCGGCATTGGGTCTGGGAGGCGAAGGGAGCGTATTTCGGCATTCCCCTTCACAATTTCGCGGGCTGGTGGCTGACCACCGTGTTGGTGGTGGGCAGTTTCCTGGCCTTGGTAAGCCCCCCCGTGCCTCATTCCCATCCTGACGACCGCGAAGCCGTGCTCGCCTACGGCCTCATCGGGCTGGGGAATGTGATCCACGCCGCGGCGCTGGGGCTCCCCGGCCCGGCCTTGGTGGGTCTGTTTGCCATCGCGCCCTGGGTCTGGCTGGGCTGGTGGGGCCTCCGGGGGGAAGAGGAAGCCACCACCTCGGCGTAAAACCCGCCGGGAAATGCACCACGCGCCGCTACCTCCACCCCTTGTTGCCACGCCAGGATTAGATTATAATCTAACCTCCCCTGGGGAGGGCCAAACCACGCTCCCCCGGGGATTTTGCTTGTCTGTCCGCCGGATGCCCCCGGCGACGCGCCCCTGGGAGGGGAAGCCATGACCGAACTGCGCTGGGATTGGGGTACGGCCTACGACTTCTTCGCCAGCCTGTATGTGCTGCATCACCCGCAGGATTTCGGCCTGCGGCGGGCCTGGGCAGCGGGCGTGCGGGCCCGCCTCTCGGAGGAGGCCCGACGCACGCTGGAAATCCTCACCCGGGCGTTTCCCTTGCCCTTGCCGTGGGTGGCCCATCTGCCTGCGCCGAAGAACGCGGCCACCGCGCTGGCCGCTCTGGAGGCCTATCCCCCAGCCCAGCGGTTGCCTCGTCTCTTCCGCGCGCCCGATGTGCCCCAAGAAGCGCTGGCCGTCTATGAGCGGGTGGCCCGCCAGGCTGCCTGGGACGAAGAGGACCTGACGCGCCTGCAACAGGCCCTGGCCGACCTGCCCCAGCCGCCGCGCAAAGCCGCCCTGGTCCAGCGCCTGGACGCCTGGGCCCACGCAGCCACCTTTGGCATTGCCTTGGTGCAGGCTCTCCAGGAGTACCATCGAGCCTTTTTCGTCGAAGAGGAAGAGCGGCTGGTGCCTTTGCTTCAGGAGGCGTTGCACACCGCCCAGGTTCAGGCGGCCCAACTGGCCCTGCATGACCTGTTGATCCATCTGACCCAGGGTGTGCGGCTGCCGGAGGCCGAAACGGTCACCCGCCTGACCCTGGCTCCCTCGTTCTGGCTGGCCCCTCTGGTGGTCTTTCGGCGCACAGGCGAGGGAGAAGGGCTGCTTATCTTCGGCGCACGACCTCCGGGCACCGCCCTCATCCCCGGAGAAGAGGTCCCCGACGCGCTGCTCCGCGGCCTGCGGGCCCTGGCCGACCCCACCCGGCTGCGCATCCTGCGCTATCTGAGCGAGCGCCCGCACACCCCCAGCCAACTGGCGCGGCGGCTGCGTTTGCGCCCCCCCACGGTGGTGCACCACCTGCACGCCCTGCGCCTGGCCGGGCTGGTGTACCTGAGTCTGGAGGACGGCGAGCGGCGCTATGCCGCCCGGCGGGAGCAAATCGCGGCCCTGTGGGCCCAACTGGAAGCCTTTTTCCGCCAAGACCCGGCCGATGGCGCGCCCCTTTCTGCCGAGGAATAGCCTCTGCGTCTGGCTACCTTTTCTGGGCAACAAGAGGCCCCTCGAGCCGTTGGGGAAGGACAGGCCCATTTTCCATCTCCTCACCCCACACCACGAACGGAGTGTAACCCGGATGACGAACGCTTTGCTACCGCGAGTGCGTCGCGGGCTGGCCCTCTACGCCGCCCGCCTGCGCGCCTTTCGCCCCAACGCCCGCCTGTACCTGCTCAGCGTGATCCTGACAGGCGCTTCTATGGGCGTCTTTCGGCTGTTGTTTAACTTCTATGTGGTCAGCCTGGGCTACGACAAGGCCTTGGTGGGCCAACTCATCACCACCAGCAGTTTCGCGGCGCTGGTGGCCACCTTGCCCATGGGCTACCTGGCCGACTCCTTGGGGCGCAAGCCTTCCCTGTTGATCGGCACCGGCACGGTATCCGTGGCCGTGCTGGGCATGGTGCTCTGGCCCGCTCCGGGCACTCTGTACGCCATGAGCGCCCTCTCGGGCGTCGCCCAAAGCCTGCTGGGCGTCACCATGGCCCCCTTTCTCATGGAAAACAGCGACGAAGAGGAACGCACCTACCTCTTCAGTTTCAGTTCCGGCCTGCAAATGGCCTCCGCCTTCGTGGGCAACTGGATAGGGGGCTACCTCCCCACCTGGATCGCGGCCTGGCAAGGTGTGGCGCCCACCGCCGCGCTGGCCTATGCCGGGGCGCTGGTGGGCGTGGCCTTGCTTTCGCTCACCGGCCTGTTGCCTCTGCTCTGGATTCGGGAGCAACGCCTGCCGCACGCGGAGCGTTCGCTTTTCGCGCCCTTTGCTTACGCGGCCAAAAAGCCCCGCCTGTTGACCAAACTCATCCTGCCCATGCTGCTCACCTCCATCGGCGCCGGGCTGATCATGCCCTTCATGAACCTTTTCTTCCGCGAAGTGCACCACCAGCCCGACCCGGTCATCGGCAACCTGTTCGCCTGGGGCTCCTTAGCCATGGGCGTGGGGCTACTCATCGCCCCGCCCATCGCTGACCGCATCGGCAAAATCCCCCTGGTGGTGATCACCCAGGGGCTCTCCATCCCCTTCCTGGTGCTGCTGGGCTTCTCCCCCTGGTTCTGGGTCAGCGCAGCGGCCTACTTCGTGCGCCTGGCCCTGATGAACATGAGCGGGCCGGTGTATCAGACCTTTGTCATGGAGCATGTGGAAGCCAGCGCCCGCGCCACGGTGGCCAGCCTGGTCAGCCTCTCCTGGAACTTCGGCTGGGCCTTTAGCCCCATGATTTCCGGCTGGCTGCAAGAGCGCTACGGCTTCGGCCCTTCCTTCTTGGGCACCATCACTCTGTACTCCCTTTCGGTGTACCTTTACTGGCGCTTCTTCTGGGGCGAGGAAAGGCCCACGTCCGTCCCGGCCCCCATCGAACAACCGCATCCCTTGTCCGGAGCCGACTGATGTCTCCCACCGTACGACGCCTTCTGCGCGAATACCTGGAACGCCTGCGCGCCTTTCAGCCCAACGCCCGGTGGTATTTGCTCAGCGTGGCGGCCACCGGGCTCAGCATGGGCGTGTTCCGCCTGCTGTTCAACTTCTACGCCCTCAGCGTGGGGTTCCCTCTGAAATCCCTGGGCCTCTTTGTGGCAGCGACCAACCTCACCGCACTGCTCCTCATGCTGCCTTTGGGGTACCTGTCGGGCCTCATCGGCAGCAAACCGGCGCTCTATGGCCGCACCATCGCTTTGGGGGCCGGACTGTTCGTCACCGTGATCGCCCCGGGCTGGGCGACCTTTCTCTTAGGCAACGCGCTCATCGGCGTGGCGCAGGCCTTCTCGCGGGTAGTCCAGGCCCCCTTCCTCATGGAAAACAGCAGCCAGCGGGAACGGGCCTACCTGTTCCGTTTCAGTTCCGGCATCCGCATGGGGGCTTTCTTCATCGGCAACACGGTGGGGGGCTTCCTGCCCTCGTGGATCGCTGCGGCGCGCGGCGTGGCGGCCACCAGCGGCCCCGCCTACGCCGGCGCGCTGGGCATCACCGCGGCCATCGCCTGGCTGGGCGTGATCCCCGTGCTCTTCATCCGCCCGCCCCAACGCCCGCCTTCGGCCCAACGGGGCAACGGATTCACCCCTCTGGTCATGGTGACGCGCCACCCCAAAACCTTCTTCCGTCTGCTCCTGCCGGCCACGCTGATCTCCTTCGGCGCCGGGCTGTTCGTCCCCTTCTTCAATGTGTTCTACCGCCTCAAGTATCACCTCTCCGACCCGGCCATCGGGCAACTTTTCGCCTGGGGCTCCTTAGCCATGGGCGTCGGCCTGATCATCGCCCCGCCCATCGCCGATCGCTTGGGCAAAATTCAACTGGTGGCCCTGACCCAGGGCCTCTCCATCCCCTTCATGGCCCTGTTGGGCTTCGCCCCCTGGTTCCCCCTGAGCGCGGCGGCCTATCTGGCCCGGCTGACCCTGATGAACATGAGCAACCCGCTCTACGACGCCTTCGTGATGGAACGCATTCCCGCCGAAGCCCGCAGCGTGATGGCGGCATTGCAGGGAGCCATCTGGAGTCTGGGGCGGCTCATCAGCCCGCCCATCAGCAGTTGGTGGCAGGACAGGTGGGGCTTTGGGCCGGTGTTCCTGGTGGCCATGGCCCTCTACGCCGTGGCGGTGGCCTTCTACGGACTGTTCTTCCTCCGGGAGAAGCCAACCCCTCCGGGGTCAGGGCCGCTCCCCGAGGTCCGGCCCAACGGGATCCTGGGGAACGGCACCTGAGCCCGCAAGGGCATCCTTCCCCAGGGAATTTCCCGACCCCGTGATATAATCCCCTCGCTTAAAGCAAATCGGACGGGCCTCATCAGCCTGTCCGCTGTGCCGAAGGTGGGAGTCGAACCCACACGGGGTGTGAGCCCCAACGGATTTTGAGTCCGTCGCGTCTGCCAA
This genomic stretch from Anaerolineae bacterium harbors:
- a CDS encoding carotenoid biosynthesis protein — encoded protein: MKGIVLLRRLLLGFFALTEFIALVCFLTPLTFPSFLLPLSTVAMLGVALLHASQRYGWLRAALFWALTTLLTMLLEAVGVYTGWIYGPYHYTTKLGPRFLGLVPYLIPAAWFMALYPATVVAERALPRPWPPRRQRWVLPLLAGMIMTAWDLVMDPMMTAYRHWVWEAKGAYFGIPLHNFAGWWLTTVLVVGSFLALVSPPVPHSHPDDREAVLAYGLIGLGNVIHAAALGLPGPALVGLFAIAPWVWLGWWGLRGEEEATTSA
- a CDS encoding transcriptional regulator, whose amino-acid sequence is MTELRWDWGTAYDFFASLYVLHHPQDFGLRRAWAAGVRARLSEEARRTLEILTRAFPLPLPWVAHLPAPKNAATALAALEAYPPAQRLPRLFRAPDVPQEALAVYERVARQAAWDEEDLTRLQQALADLPQPPRKAALVQRLDAWAHAATFGIALVQALQEYHRAFFVEEEERLVPLLQEALHTAQVQAAQLALHDLLIHLTQGVRLPEAETVTRLTLAPSFWLAPLVVFRRTGEGEGLLIFGARPPGTALIPGEEVPDALLRGLRALADPTRLRILRYLSERPHTPSQLARRLRLRPPTVVHHLHALRLAGLVYLSLEDGERRYAARREQIAALWAQLEAFFRQDPADGAPLSAEE
- a CDS encoding MFS transporter, which gives rise to MTNALLPRVRRGLALYAARLRAFRPNARLYLLSVILTGASMGVFRLLFNFYVVSLGYDKALVGQLITTSSFAALVATLPMGYLADSLGRKPSLLIGTGTVSVAVLGMVLWPAPGTLYAMSALSGVAQSLLGVTMAPFLMENSDEEERTYLFSFSSGLQMASAFVGNWIGGYLPTWIAAWQGVAPTAALAYAGALVGVALLSLTGLLPLLWIREQRLPHAERSLFAPFAYAAKKPRLLTKLILPMLLTSIGAGLIMPFMNLFFREVHHQPDPVIGNLFAWGSLAMGVGLLIAPPIADRIGKIPLVVITQGLSIPFLVLLGFSPWFWVSAAAYFVRLALMNMSGPVYQTFVMEHVEASARATVASLVSLSWNFGWAFSPMISGWLQERYGFGPSFLGTITLYSLSVYLYWRFFWGEERPTSVPAPIEQPHPLSGAD
- a CDS encoding MFS transporter, whose amino-acid sequence is MSPTVRRLLREYLERLRAFQPNARWYLLSVAATGLSMGVFRLLFNFYALSVGFPLKSLGLFVAATNLTALLLMLPLGYLSGLIGSKPALYGRTIALGAGLFVTVIAPGWATFLLGNALIGVAQAFSRVVQAPFLMENSSQRERAYLFRFSSGIRMGAFFIGNTVGGFLPSWIAAARGVAATSGPAYAGALGITAAIAWLGVIPVLFIRPPQRPPSAQRGNGFTPLVMVTRHPKTFFRLLLPATLISFGAGLFVPFFNVFYRLKYHLSDPAIGQLFAWGSLAMGVGLIIAPPIADRLGKIQLVALTQGLSIPFMALLGFAPWFPLSAAAYLARLTLMNMSNPLYDAFVMERIPAEARSVMAALQGAIWSLGRLISPPISSWWQDRWGFGPVFLVAMALYAVAVAFYGLFFLREKPTPPGSGPLPEVRPNGILGNGT